The Amycolatopsis mongoliensis genome includes a window with the following:
- a CDS encoding GntR family transcriptional regulator, translating into MADQAFKPVTGHQVSAVDLVTVEVRSSILRGVLAPGARFSVAELARQMGLSHIPVREALRRLEGQGLIELQHARSAVVVPLSVADVSGIYGLRKMIEPELAARSATLNPPGHVRGLAELIARFEDDDPEEVWQAHQRFHRTLIEPAASAWDLRTLEQLWAAAERYTRLVYDFAAIASSERDRRERIHTTILDAVRAQDAGRTRAAVGAHLAENESELLERISGLDLAALGKRGSHPA; encoded by the coding sequence GTGGCCGACCAAGCGTTCAAGCCGGTGACCGGACACCAGGTTTCGGCGGTCGACCTGGTCACCGTCGAGGTCCGGTCCTCGATCTTGCGCGGCGTCCTCGCTCCCGGAGCGCGCTTCTCGGTGGCCGAACTGGCCCGCCAGATGGGCCTCAGCCACATCCCGGTCCGGGAAGCGCTGCGGCGGCTGGAAGGCCAGGGACTCATCGAGCTTCAGCACGCTCGCAGCGCCGTGGTCGTGCCCCTGTCCGTTGCCGACGTCTCCGGGATCTACGGGCTGCGCAAGATGATCGAACCCGAACTCGCCGCCCGTTCGGCGACACTCAATCCGCCTGGCCACGTCCGCGGCCTCGCCGAGCTGATCGCCCGGTTCGAAGACGACGACCCCGAGGAAGTCTGGCAGGCTCACCAGCGGTTCCACCGCACGCTGATCGAACCCGCCGCCTCGGCGTGGGACCTGCGCACCCTCGAACAGCTCTGGGCCGCCGCCGAACGGTACACACGACTCGTCTACGACTTCGCCGCCATCGCCTCCAGCGAACGCGACCGCCGCGAGCGCATCCACACCACCATCCTCGACGCCGTCCGCGCGCAGGACGCAGGACGCACCCGAGCCGCGGTCGGCGCACACCTCGCCGAGAACGAGAGCGAGCTGCTCGAACGGATTTCCGGCCTGGACCTGGCCGCCCTGGGGAAGCGCGGCAGTCACCCTGCCTGA
- a CDS encoding amidohydrolase family protein, which produces MLIEDDVIAAIGPELTVAEAAAEVIDASGYIVIPGMIDTHRHLYQNLLRGLGSDWSLFQYCVAMFGTLGPNFTAEDMHLGNRLGSLDALDSGVTGVFDWSHNQLTPAHTDALVEGIESAGIRAQFGYGGSMKQYVECLAPPFRSTAHTDAAEVRRLRDRFPSDTGLITLGLAARGPDLSVMDVVKADWALARELGIRINIHLGQGIFPGRPAVAPLLDAGLLGNDLTFGHCNLLTDEEMKVMADHGVTATVTPEDEANMGHGFPRSPG; this is translated from the coding sequence GTGCTGATCGAAGATGACGTGATCGCGGCGATCGGCCCCGAGCTGACGGTGGCCGAAGCAGCGGCAGAAGTCATCGACGCCAGCGGCTACATCGTGATCCCGGGGATGATCGACACCCACCGGCACCTCTACCAGAACCTGTTGCGAGGCTTGGGATCGGACTGGTCGCTGTTCCAGTACTGCGTGGCCATGTTCGGCACGCTGGGCCCGAACTTCACCGCCGAGGACATGCACCTCGGCAACCGCCTCGGCTCACTCGACGCGCTGGACTCGGGGGTGACGGGGGTCTTCGACTGGTCGCACAACCAGCTCACCCCGGCCCACACCGACGCGCTCGTCGAGGGGATCGAGTCCGCCGGCATCCGGGCGCAGTTCGGCTACGGCGGTTCGATGAAGCAATACGTGGAGTGCCTCGCCCCACCCTTCCGCAGCACCGCCCACACCGACGCGGCCGAGGTGCGGCGGCTGCGTGACCGCTTCCCGTCGGACACCGGCCTGATCACGCTGGGACTGGCTGCCCGCGGTCCCGACCTGTCGGTCATGGACGTGGTCAAGGCGGACTGGGCGCTGGCGCGAGAGCTCGGCATCCGGATCAACATCCACCTCGGGCAGGGCATCTTCCCCGGCCGGCCCGCCGTCGCGCCCCTGCTCGACGCCGGTCTGCTGGGCAACGACCTGACGTTCGGTCACTGCAACCTGCTCACCGACGAGGAGATGAAGGTGATGGCCGACCACGGCGTCACCGCGACCGTCACGCCCGAAGACGAGGCGAACATGGGCCACGGCTTCCCCCGATCACCCGGCTGA
- a CDS encoding amidohydrolase family protein has protein sequence MKAGVVPNIGVDTCIAVGGDQFTAMRFALGVPRSQHNGAQLEAGENPWDLQLSARDVLGMATIEGARALGQADRLGSLTPGKQADLVLINTADVSMTPVLDPVAAVVHHAGRSTVSDVFVAGNRVKKDGRLVGVDVAELHRSASAAAQGILARSGVQAGWKPPAA, from the coding sequence ATGAAGGCCGGAGTGGTGCCGAACATCGGGGTGGACACGTGCATCGCGGTCGGCGGCGACCAGTTCACCGCGATGCGATTCGCCCTGGGCGTGCCGCGATCCCAGCACAACGGTGCTCAGCTCGAAGCGGGGGAGAACCCGTGGGACCTGCAACTGTCGGCACGGGACGTGCTGGGCATGGCCACGATCGAGGGCGCCCGCGCACTGGGCCAGGCCGACCGGCTCGGCAGCCTCACGCCGGGAAAACAGGCCGATCTGGTGCTGATCAACACGGCCGACGTGTCGATGACCCCGGTTCTCGATCCCGTTGCCGCCGTCGTGCACCACGCCGGCCGCAGCACCGTGAGCGACGTCTTCGTCGCCGGCAACCGGGTGAAGAAGGACGGCCGCCTGGTCGGGGTGGACGTCGCCGAGCTGCACCGCTCTGCCTCCGCCGCGGCGCAGGGCATTCTCGCCCGTTCGGGCGTCCAGGCCGGCTGGAAGCCGCCGGCCGCCTGA